In the Besnoitia besnoiti strain Bb-Ger1 chromosome IX, whole genome shotgun sequence genome, AGGTGCCGCTCGACAGATGCCGACGGCCGTCAGGCTTTTCTCTCGATCCTGAAATCCCGCTTCGCTGCACTGCCATTGCCCGGCTTTCGCTGGATGCGGCGCCCCTGGCCCCTGTCTGCTTCAGGCGCGTATGCGCTTTGCCAGAtctgtgcgcgcggcggcgtgcgttGGCGATTGACCCCCTGTCGGTGACGAATGCAACTTCCTTCCTTCCTGAgtcgccctctcgccgcgcgtgacAATGCCGTCTTCAGGGGCGGGCGACAGGAGCCCGGAGATTGCCGTCGCTCCCGAGCTCGTCTCACCTCCCGTCAGGATGCGCACGCCGccaggcccgcgcgccgcgcgtccctcgTGCTCTCTGGTTCGCGCCTCTGTGTCTCCTTCCACTTCTTgttccttctcgctgcctcgtctcgtcggcctccctgcgccggagtcgccgcctctctctgcggagtTCACGCCCTTTCCTCCAGTTGCAGACATCCTTCCCTcttgctcgccgccgcggtcgtcggcgcggtctccgcggctgtTGGGCGCAGGTGCGCGTTGTCTCTCAgcttcgtctccgcagcAGATTGATCGCAAAGCGCCATCTGGCTCCACAGCGCCATCGCTACTGCTGCGCTCTGCAGAGGAGCCGTCGCCTttcgcttcggcggccgcgagcggtGCCAAAGAGTTGAATCGCGGGTGTCTCTCGGGGATGTGGGGTCGCTGTTTTCCGGGCGCAGTCTGGCGCGGGTTGCGCGCGGCCGTTCTGCTGCCGGTGTCCCTGGCGGCGAGCGTGCGGGAGGCGGTCGGGCCTCGCTTTTTTCTGTTGCTGGTCTCGGTTTACCTCTGCATCAAGGGCTTGGTCTACTCGCTCACAGTGTCGGCGATGCTGCCGTATTTCAAAGCCTTGGGGTGGAGCGCGACGGCCTACcagcaggcgacagcgctcGCGTTCGTGCCCTGGGGCATGAAGGGTTTGATAGGGACGCTGTcagacgcgctgccgctcttTGGCTACCGCAAGAAGTACTACATGCTATTGGCCtcgctcctcggcgtcgcaggcgtgtgcggcctctgcgtcgtgccGCAGAGCTTCGCAGCGGATCGCTTCTGGCTGGTTTGTTGCCTCTTTCTGTTGAGTCAGCTGCAGGTCGCGACGCTCGACTTGATGTGCGAAGGCCGGTACTCCGAGTTGATGgtggaggcgccggccgtcGGGCCGGCGATTGTGACCTTCGTGAACGTGTTGATTTCGGTCGGTCAGGCCTTCGGCAAGATGCTCGTCGGGCCCGTCAGCGACCAGGTGGGGACGCGCCCCATTTTCTGGCTTGCGCTGcccctcgcggcctctgtTGTGCCGCCGATCTGCCTGAATTTTCTTCCAGAGCAGAAGCTTGAGCGCGAGGACCTGCaggtgctgcgcgagcggatctacgcgcagcgccgcgtcttTATCATGGGctgctcgctcgccgcggcctcttgcggcgtcgccgtcgtctccctcctgACGAACAAAGACAGCTTCCTGCTCGCCTACAGCTTGATCGCCGGGGTCGCGCTCTCCTGCGtgtgcttcttcgcgctgccgcggcagaTCGCCTTCTGCAACATGTATTTCTTTCTGGACCAGCTGTTGCATCTCAACGTCTCGGGCGCACTCGACTTCTTCTACACAGCGAGCCCCGAGTGTCTGCCCGACGGTCCCCACTTCGACTACACGTACTACAACACCTAcacctgcgtcgccggcgcggtcggGGGCGTAATAGTCCTCATTCTCTTCCTCAAAGTCCTGCCGCCCTACTCCTTTCGCCACATCCTCACCGGCGCCTGTCTGCTGCGactcggcgcctcgctcgtggACTACGtcctcgtctcgcgcctcacCACGCAGATGCACCTGTCCGATCGCGCGGTGTACCTGCTCGGCGACGCGATCAttctcgtcggcgtcggctcGCTCTCGTACATGGTGGGAGCGATCTTAATCTCCAAGCTGTGCCCGCGCAACGTCGAGGCCACCGTGTATGCGATCCTCGCTGGTATGGGCAACATGGGCTCCACTCTCTCCACCCtggtcggcgtcgccgccatcAAGGACTTTCACATCACCACCACACtgcaggaggagggcggatGCGACTTCTCTAGGCTTCCCCAACTCATATCCATCTCGAATTTTGTCTTGCCTTCCCTCTGCATTCCTCTCTGCATGGTCTTACTACCCAACAGCGCCATGGACGCCCCCctctccgcggacgcgcccgccaccCGAGAACCCTCCCTCTTCACCCTCTTCGCCCACTATggccctgcaggcgcaggggcCGACGACAGAGCTCAAGGCGCCGGTGGAGGCCGAGAAGCCGGGGGCggggcgccagcggccggcTGGGGCccggcggccggcggagccCAGGGGcggggcgacagcggcgacgaggaccgCGGGACGAGCAGGGGGCGACGCACAGCCAAGGCAGGCATGAAGGCGGGCGACAGTGGGACTGAgaacggagacgaaggatcgagagacgagaggccTGCGGATGACGATCGCGAGGAAGctgggcgcagacgcggtcGGCGGAGACACAGTAAGCACGCCGGCTCAtcggagagagaagaacgcACAGAGCAGACGGCACAGAAGACTGGCAGCTGGCTCGAGCTGATTGGAGACTCCGACGACACGCTGTTGAGTGATGAGAGCCtgacgcggagaggagaaaggaTATCTGCAGCGTGCCGAGAAGGCCTCGCAGACTGGGACGTTGAGGGCGGACGAAGAAACGCAGAAGCTGGCGGCTTCAGCGGCTTTGTGGGAACAAGCGTCTCGGGGGTGGAGCTCCttgccgacggcgaggcggataGCGCCGGGGGACGGAGGGAGAGATGCAGGAGGAACGAGTTTCCACGGGTGCTGCTTTAGGCTTCATAtctccctccccctctctTCCCCCCTCCATGCGCCCCCCGTTTGGGATCGATATCACCACGtcttcgcggctgcagcaatAAAGCTTAAAAAACGGCGTTGCTGAGGGAGTTTTTTgcaggagaggaaggggACAGGGAAAGCGCGGTTGCCTACTCCTTTGTCATGCATCTTTGTGCGTCCGCCTGGTGTTGAACAGGACGCCCTGCCGGTCGACGTCGTTCTTCCTGTTGCTTGTTTCCTCTGCATTTGTTCCTCGCCTGGCCACGTTTTTTTGTTTCTGCTGATAGCGGCGCTGACTCGCGTTGGGGTCACGGAGTTCCGTCGTGGCATGTGGGGGCAAGAACCCTCTCGCTcaggtgtacagacaccgcGCATCCAGCCCCATCAAGCCCCGATCCGAGTCAGACTGATGCACGCGTCTCCGTTGCGTGAACACGAtcgttttctctttcgcGTGTCTGTGTCTGAGCTCTGTagagaggcgaagggagTGACCGAGGTTGCCTGTCGGCCGTGACCCGGTATAATTTTTGTGAAGTTCAGAAACGACACTGGCAACTCCAGCGACGTCAGCTTGCTTCGGTGCGTGTGCCTCTTTGTCCTCTCCTTTGGGGAAAGAAAATATACTGTCATCCTCATTGTTACTGAGACGAGGTTTCCTCCAAATAACCTCGTGAACCCTGTAATATGAATCGCTTATCTCTTCCTGAGAAACGCAGCGGATGGTGGCAGTGATTGCCTCCTGTCGCGAAGTGTATTAGATCAAGCACTGTTTGAAAAACAGTGTCTCTTTCTTGCGCAGTTGAAATCAGAAAGGCAGCCTCTACGGGTATAGAGATGGGACCACGCTCAGTCGATATTGCGGTCAAGCGTAGTCTTTGTGCTGCATCCGTATTGTCCTACGGTACGCAGGATATGCAGCTGGCTCCAGGTTGTTCATAAAGTGCAAAGGCACTGTGTGTCCGGTAACAGCTTGACCTTTTTGCAGATTTGTTGCAGGAAACTGTCGATTTCCTCGCCAAATTGGTAGAATAAGCACACGCTCCCGCAACAGGTCCCTGCCTatcaatatatatgtattctGCATCCATCACTGCTGTGTCTTCATAGCAATGCTTGCATAGGCACGTGTATAGGGAGCTCAGTTTGTACTGGAGGAGATTTGGGCGTACGTTGTAGCTTATAGAGGCACAAGCATGCGGGCATACGAGGCATTGCCATTCTACTGAACCGGGATTTGAGGGAGGTGCAACTTCCGCGTGCAGCAAGCGGACCTGCGAGCGCGGTTTGTAACACACGCACTTCAGTAGTGGATTTTATCCCTATGTGTATGTGGTGCCGTTATTGTCGGCCATCATCAAGTACAAACTGTCTTGGCAGTACTTCCCGCCTTCCCATGTGCCCAACAACGTGTAGCACCTGTTGCGTAGGATCTCCATCTCAGTCGCATTAACTACCCATGCAAAAGCGTCGCTGAATTAAAGTGACGCTAAAATCCTTCGCTGGCGACTGTATTTTGAAtcaaaaaagaaaaaaactaGTGGGCATGTGAGCGGTTttcggcagacgcagccgcgtATGCTGGGAGCGTTCTGCCGATGTCGGCTTATAGACGGAGAAGCACGGCGGGTGAGGAGCGGCACATGCGGTGAAAGGCAGCCGTACCCGTGGTAAGGGGGCGGTAAGCAGGGAtaggagaaaaaagaagcagAGCTGCGAACGCAGAAAGGCACGCGCTTAACGAGGCTAGTCGGATGGAAGAAAAGTCTTCGTGCGTCGCGCCCTTTCCACGCGGAAAACGGCGAGGTTGACAGCGGCAAGCCCTGGTGTCGACTGTATGTACACTGCCTGGTACACACGAATTCTTTATTTTCTGTGGTATTCACAGGGCGGGTGGAACTACGGCCAAGAACCGTAAGTGGCGCTGTCGTTTCTTCTTAGCTCTTGTCTTCCGGTttttttccgcctcttcgtcttcctgcgTGTGTTGGTTCTGCTCCTTTTGTCTAGTCTTGCGAGGCGCGGTCTCATCGAAGTAATTGTACCtccttttctgcgtctggAGAAGTTTCTCTCCCGCTGAGTGAAGGGGTCCTGTCACCTGGTGTCCTTTTTTCGCTCAGGTCACATCTTCCCTATTCTCGATTTTCCTTTCCAGTTCCGCGTTGCTCATTTCTTCCGCTTTCGTGCGCGTGTCCTTTCCTGTCCGTCCTGTTTTCTCCACcggcgtccgcctcgtctcctgccGTCCCTCGGTTTTCTCTTCCTGTTCCGCACCGCCGGGTCTCTTCGTGCCGTCTCATCTCTCGCCTCGATAATCTCCCTCCTCGCACTGTTCTGTGTATCGCTGCGACCGGCGatccttctctttctcgtcccctcccgccccgtcggcggcggccagtctgcacagcgccgcgcgtggcctctccgtcgccgcatctctcttctccttcctctctcctgtctcACTTTTGTGTTTTCTAGTTTTTGGTCGgtttcgcctgctgcgcactCTCTGCTGCCAGTTTGGGCGACGGACTAAATCGGGCGGAGGCACCTCGCACGCACGTGAGCCGAGCGCTTCGGGTGTCTACGCAGGGCTTGACGCTTCTCGAGACTCTTCGCTGACTCCCTTTCGCAGCATTCGGGGCAGTATGGCGGCCCCAGCGACGCTCTCCACGTTTGATACAGCGCATGCAGGATGCCTCCACAGCGTTGAGTTTGATTTTTTCGCGACGCGGCTCGCCACCGCGTCCTCCGACCGCACGAT is a window encoding:
- a CDS encoding BT1 family protein (encoded by transcript BESB_013670); this translates as MPSSGAGDRSPEIAVAPELVSPPVRMRTPPGPRAARPSCSLVRASVSPSTSCSFSLPRLVGLPAPESPPLSAEFTPFPPVADILPSCSPPRSSARSPRLLGAGARCLSASSPQQIDRKAPSGSTAPSLLLRSAEEPSPFASAAASGAKELNRGCLSGMWGRCFPGAVWRGLRAAVLLPVSLAASVREAVGPRFFLLLVSVYLCIKGLVYSLTVSAMLPYFKALGWSATAYQQATALAFVPWGMKGLIGTLSDALPLFGYRKKYYMLLASLLGVAGVCGLCVVPQSFAADRFWLVCCLFLLSQLQVATLDLMCEGRYSELMVEAPAVGPAIVTFVNVLISVGQAFGKMLVGPVSDQVGTRPIFWLALPLAASVVPPICLNFLPEQKLEREDLQVLRERIYAQRRVFIMGCSLAAASCGVAVVSLLTNKDSFLLAYSLIAGVALSCVCFFALPRQIAFCNMYFFLDQLLHLNVSGALDFFYTASPECLPDGPHFDYTYYNTYTCVAGAVGGVIVLILFLKVLPPYSFRHILTGACLLRLGASLVDYVLVSRLTTQMHLSDRAVYLLGDAIILVGVGSLSYMVGAILISKLCPRNVEATVYAILAGMGNMGSTLSTLVGVAAIKDFHITTTLQEEGGCDFSRLPQLISISNFVLPSLCIPLCMVLLPNSAMDAPLSADAPATREPSLFTLFAHYGPAGAGADDRAQGAGGGREAGGGAPAAGWGPAAGGAQGRGDSGDEDRGTSRGRRTAKAGMKAGDSGTENGDEGSRDERPADDDREEAGRRRGRRRHSKHAGSSEREERTEQTAQKTGSWLELIGDSDDTLLSDESLTRRGERISAACREGLADWDVEGGRRNAEAGGFSGFVGTSVSGVELLADGEADSAGGRRERCRRNEFPRVLL